The sequence ATCAACAAATGAAAATGCCGTAAAAATCCTAACATATCATCGTTCGAAAGGTTTAGAGTGGCCATTTGTTATTTTATATTCATTAAATAAATCTGCAATTAGCAGTGGAAAACCGCCTGTGTTTGACCGCGTAATAGCAACCAGTACACAGCCATTTGATGTTAAAAAGCCATTGAATGGTCGAACGCTTTATTACTGGCCATGGCCTTATGGGAAGAGTTCCAAAGATGTTGGATTTGATTCCTTAATCGAGGATGCACCTCAACTCACATTACGGAAGAAGCAACTTCAAGAAGAAAGTCAGCGCTTATTATATGTCGGTATGACCCGCGCTAGGGATTACTTAGTGTTCGCAACACGGGATTTTTCTAAAGCTTCATGGCTGAACGAACAAAAAGATAGTAATGGGAATCAAGTCATTACGTCTATTATGAATGATAGTATTAATATTAATGGAGAATCATTTAAAATAAAAACTCGCAACTTGGAATTACCAGAACACCAGCTAAACATTTCGAATAAAACTGAACAAACGATTTATGTCGGGGGTACTCGTAATTCAGTTGAGTTCCAACCTGCTACGTTTAAACCGAGTATGACTAAGTTTGTTGAAGTCGATGAGGATATAGTAAAAGCAGAACAATTAAATGTACCGATTCACTCTATCGGTTCACGTTTACCAATCATCGGTAGTCCTGAAATGGATGTGTTAGGAACGTTGGTTCATAATTTTTTAGCTGCTGACTCATCCAAACTAGATAAAGCTAAACGTGAACAACTTGCACAATCGACTTTGCAAAATTTTGACCTTAGCGCTTTATCGGTTAATGATTTAATTGAGGCATCGAATCGATTAAATCATTTTGTCGAAACGACATACACTGGTAAATTTGATATTCACAAAGAGTTCCCTATTCACCTTAAATTAAATAACCAAAAAGCATTTGGACTAATTGATTACTTAATCGAATTTCCAAACGGTTGGGTTATAATTGACCATAAAACATTCCCCGGTCGTGAAGAATTCTGGGCGGAGCGTGTAGTGGCTTATTTACCCCAACTACAAATTTATGCCCATGCCTTACAAACGGCAAGCAACAAACCAGTTCTAGAAGCATTCATTCATATGCCGATAGTAGGAAAAATGATAAAGTTTACGGAATCCCAATTAATCATGTCCGAACTTGAATTTTATTCAATGTCATAAATCGAGTAGAGTGAACGAATCGTAATCCGATTCGTTCGCCCCTCTCACACCACCGTACATACGGACCCGTATACGGCGGTTCAATAATTTGAGTGTACAAACTAGTACTTCTTGGATATATCCATATATCCGAGTTGTAACAGTTTTTCGTCTGTTAATGACCTATGAAGGACATAACTTGCTGATATTCGCCAATATCCCTTTCGGGTATTGGACCATTCATAGGCTTTTCGTTCATCTATACCGAGTTGGATAAGATTTTTCCGTTTTGTTCGTGGCATTTTCCACTGTTTCCAGATGTATTGTCTTATCCTCCGTTTCAACCAACCGTTTAAATCAGTCATGAAACTTTTCATCGTGCTAATGCCGTAATAATTTATCCATCCCGTCATTAGCTGTCTAATTTGCTTGAAAAGGACTTCTATGCTTCTACCCCTGTTCCGTTTTGTTATTTTCTTTAACTTGCGCTTCACAGTGGTTTTGGCTTGTTGATGAGGTCGAATTTTGACACCGTTCCTTGTGGGATGGATACAGAAACCCAAGAACTTTCGCCTTAATGGGCTACCTACCGCACTTTTGTCACGATTCACTGTTAGCTTTAGATTACCTTCGAGAAATTTAATGGAGCTTTCCATCACACGATAACCTGCTCGTCTACTTTTGACGTAAATATTACAGTCGTCAGCGTAGCGGACGAATTTATGACCACGTTCTGCGAGAAGCTTATCGAATTCATCTAAGTAAATGTTACTTAGTAGTGGCGATAAGTTTCCCCCTTGTGGTGTTCCTTCTTCGGACGCTTCAAATAGACCATTTATCATGATGCCACTTTTGAGGTATTGACGAATGAGGTGAAGTACGCGTTTATCTTGTACTTTTCGCTCGATGTAATACATCAATTTATCGTGGTTTACAGTGTCAAAGTAAGCTTTCATATCAATGTCTACGACATGTTTATACCCTTGTTCGTAGTACGTTTTCGCCTGTATGATGGCTTGGTGTGCACTACGTTTCGGACGAAACCCAAAACTGTTATCGGAGAACGTCGGGTCAAATAGTGGTTGTAAAACTTGATTGATTGCTTGTTGAATCATTCGGTCGATGACAGTTGGAATCCCTAGTTTTCTTACCCCGCCATCCGACTTTGGGATTTCAACCCGTAATACGGGTTGTGGGCGGAATGTTCCATTTTGTAAACTTTCTAGTAATTCTTCTCTGTGCTCCTTCAAGTGTGGAAGCAGTTGGTCGTACGTCATACCGTCAACGCCTGCTGCTCCCTTATTTCTGACAACTTGAAGGTAAGCTTGATTAAGATTATTTCTTGATAAGATTCTCTCAAACAGATATACACCATTTTGATTCTCCAGTTCACCATGGAAATTGCTAGGCACTCCATCGTACCCTTCATGTTCCACATTATCTCTCCGATGGTAGTCAAGTTTCCTTGTTTTCTGCGGTTGTCGCAATTCCCACACCTCCTTGTTTCTTCAAAATTATTATTGTTCAGTCCTTCACGTTCTGTCAGTTCGAACGCTACTATGACGTCTGCTGACTTCTTGCGATTCACCTTTATGTCACCATAAAAGTTGCTTAGGTTTGTTATGCCAACGCCCACAAAGCCCTCGCAAGACCTCCCCTGGTAAGGGTAAATACTTTCCTCCTATGTAACTGCTAGATTTACTGAATAAGTTTCGGGCAGTATTGGACTTTGATTTGTGATGCAATCTCATCCGACTTAGCCAGCCTTGTATCTAGTTTCTGTTCGTCAGTTCAGGATTTTGCGTCCGACTTCCTTCAGCCACTACCTCACGATAGCCACCTTGTCTTTCGCTAACAGTTCCTACTGCCAAGCCTGTAGCGGACTTTCACCGCCAAGTATTTACCCATGCAGGGCGCACATCAAAAAAAAAGCCGACTGTATCCCGAAGGATTCAATCGACTTTTAATATATATCACGCAAAAATGCGTAAATACCCCATGTGATTATGCCCGAAAGCAATTTTGCGACGTACAATGACACCTGCCTGGCTTTTCTCAAAACGAGAATACAAAGGCTACAACATTTGTGTCGAATCTCCTTTTGAAATGAAAAGGTATAACGACTTTCATCAACATACGATGATTTGGAAACTAATAGAATATGGATTTAGTTTATCAAATCAAAGTGGTAGTCGCAACACTTCCGAAAAGGTGTATATTTTCACTTGACTTGCCTAACGTATCATTTTTCATATTAACGTTGCCGATAAGTAAATCATTGTTGGATAACAATACCTGGGAAATCATCTAGTTGTAATTTCTAAATGCTATAGGGATAAAAAAAGTCTAACCCCATTGTATCTTTACCGTGGGATTAGGCTTATGAACTGCAACAATCGCGCCCTTTTCTGGAATAACTATTGACGGCGTATCTATGATACATGGTAATCAATTAATTTTCCTTGGCTATACTATCAGCCAGTTTTTGAAACGAATCATTGAGGATTTTCATTCGTTTTTCGACCTTTGCTGCTGCCGCATCCAGTGTAAAACCTTCTTCGATCATTTCCTGGACCAAAAGAATCTTTTTGATATTTAAATAATTGTACCTTCTTGTGGTCCCTTCACCTTCTTTTTCGGATTGAATAACTCCTTTTTCTTCCCAGTAACGAATTTTTCGTGTGGGAATTCCCGTAATGTCTGATACCTCACCAATTCCAACAACCAGCTTTTTTAGTAAATCAAAATCCATTAAGGGGATTAAAGAATTCATTTTTTCATTTTCTTCATTCATTTTCTGACCTCCATTAAAAACCTATTGTAGCTATTTTACGACATAAGTAAGTGAATTACAAATCAAGGAAGTAACCTATTGACATAGGTTGCAATTTAGTTATAATGAATGTAGGTAAGTTACATTATATTACCGATATTTCTTTGTTAAGGAGGTGTTTAAATTGCCTATTATTAAGGTTGACTGTTGGGAAGGATTTAACGATAAACAAAAACAAGAATGGATCAAGGAACTTACAGACGTAACGACTAATATGTTTAACATCCCACCAGATAAAGTTTTAGTCGTCTTGCGAGATGTTCCTTTATCTAATTGGGGTCAGGCTGGTACAGTAGCGACTGATCCAGATTTTTTAGCTAAAAGTCGTATTACCGAAATACCGTCATAATAAATGACTAAAACAAAAGGAACCCCTATAAAATTGAGGCCGCTGAAAAAGTCTCTTTTTTTCAAAAAACAAAAATTAAATCCCACATTTCCATCACTTTTCAGGGGGATTGTGGGGATGCCAGTCAGATTTTGAGATAAATATACTTCTCAAGTGGTGACTTTGTTTTCTGAATTTTGGTTTTTCAGTGGCCTCATAAAATTAGAGGTTCCTTTTGAAAGGAAGGTAGAATTCCTATGACTCAAATAGCAAGCAAGAACAGCATGAGTTATGAAAGAAATTATTCGCTCATGACAGTTATATTGTTTTGGTGTGGGCTGGTAGTAGTATCCAGTGTTTATTTGACTATTCCATTAGCAGCAATCTTTAGTGACGTGTTTAACTCCACAACTGCACAGACGGTTTGGACTAGTAGCGCATTTTCATTGTTTTACGCAGTGGGATGTTTGTTTACAGGTCCAATGTCCGATCGATACGGTCCAAAACCAGTTATTTTATATGGTTTAGTTATATTATCCATTATTACCATAGCTTCAGGATTATCGACTAGCCTTTTAATGCTTATCATCCTAAGGAGCTTGCAAGGAATAGCCGCGGCAACCTTCCCCCCTGTAGTGGTTACTTATATTGTAGAAATATTCCCACCTGAAAAACATGTTACTACGATTGGTTTTGTTAGCTCCAGCTTTTTAATGGCTGGGATTGTAGGTCAAGTTTTCAGTAGCTCCATCAGCAGTATGTTTGGATGGCGGTATGTATTTTTTATTATCGGAGCTATCTATTTAATAACAACTATTATTGTGGCTTTACGTATCCCAAACGTCGATAATCAAAACAAGAATAGCAGTTTACTAGAACCCTTCAAACAATTTGGCTTCATTTTTACAATAAAACCATTGCTGTTCTGTTATGTGATTGCCATTACCTTATTACTTACTTTTGTTGGAATGTATACTGCACTTGGAAACTATTTAAGTTTAGAACTTGGGTTAGGAAGTAAAGACGTTTTCCTTGTACGTACCGTTGGAATTATTGGAATGTTGTTTTCTCCGTTTACAGGAAAACTAGTTGCCAAATATGGTATTCAAAACAGTCTACGTGCCGGACTAACACTAGCTTTTGTAGGTTTAGCTTTTTTAGGGTTTACCTCTAATTTACCGTTACTTATTATTATGAGCGTTATATTCGTGACTGGAATTGCGGTTACAGTACCCACACTTATTTCATTAGTAGGCCAACTTGGCGGTCATGCACGTGGAGCTGCAGTTTCTCTTTATGTATTTTTTGTATTCATAGGTGCTTCACTTGGGCCAATCGTGGCTGTAGCGCTATTAAACACTGGCAGCTACTTATTAACATTTGAAACTATGGCCCTCATGCTTTTCATTGGTATAGTGATTTCTTTAGTGGTCAAGTTCACAAAACCAAGTAAAGTTTTGAAATGAAAACAAATGTTAGGGTATAAGAGTTACATTTTTCGATATCGAAGCAAATGTAGCCAAATACAGTCTTAAACTAGTTGATTAAAGCCTATCTTTAAATAAGGGGTTGTTTGTTTATGACACGTTTATTGCTTTTGGGGGCAACTGGGCGCACTGGCGTAGCTATCCTTAGACAATTATCTGAGCATAAAAAAATTCAAGTGACTGCTGCAGTACGAAATCCTAGTGATGCCTCTAGATTGCCAAAAACTAAAGAGTTGTTTCAAACCGTAACTATAGATATTGACGATATTTCTAGTCTTCGTAATGCTGCATCCCACGCTGATATCGTAGTGAATGCAATTAGACTACGAGGTGACGTTTCTCCAACTGCATGGATAGAACTTGACACGCGCATTCGTGAATCAGTTGATGATATGGAAGGACGTTTGATTATCACTGTGGGAGGAGCAGGTTCTTTACACTTACCCAATGGTGGACGGATTTGTCAAGATCCTAGTTTCCCAAAACGCACATTGCCTAGAGGTATAGCACAAGCTCGTCTAAGAGATTATCTGCAAGAAACACCTCCATTAGACTCATGGGCGTATTTGATTCCTCCTCCAGCTTACATTCCTATGGGCTTGCGTACTGGGAACTACAATCGGTGGAAACCATCTAATGATGAAAGCAAATTTTTGGGCAGCAGTATCAGCTACGATGATTTTTCGTCGGCAGTTTGGGATGCAATTGAAAAGCGATGGACAGGGGTACATCTAATTGGTGGCCAGGAGAGTTACACTTAATTATTTCGGATCAAATTGACAAGACTGTGATTAATTTAATATCTAACCATAAGAAAGGTGAAATTAGCAGTACAATTTCACCTTTCTTTCTTGTAATTATCTGGTCCTTATCCAATTAAACGGCCCGTTTGCAGAAAGTTTATTTTATTGCAAGTCAATTATGTTCATGTAAAAAGTATACCAATTTTCCAATAGGTATGACGTGGTAAAACTATATCAAGGATGGTAATAGCAATAGGTAAGGCTTTGATATAATCTCCACCTTTTCCCCTGCTCCACACCGTACGTGATAGTTTCCCATCATACGGCGCTCCATCTACTTTAAATTTTAGTCAATAAGTTCTAAGTTACATAACTTACGATATTGGTTTGTTTTCTTAATTTGTTCGTCTGTTAGTTTAAAGAATTTAATCAACCTATTTATTGTTTCATCTTTTGTTACTAGCGTTGCATTAAAATAAAATCCGATTGTCAAGTGAAAATCTCATTAATTTATTGGGTAATATGGGATATTTTTATATAAAACGAATAAAAAACCCCTTATAATAAGGGATAAGGGTAATTCTGTCCAAATCCCAAACTATAAGGAGAAACCATGGACAAGTATACCACAAAAACTGTATTCAATGAATACATTTATCCACTCGATACACATGTTGTACAAAAAATGATTGATCATGCCGAAATTGATAAGTATGTGAAGAAGCTTGATACCCTGACGTTTACAAAGCTTTTCATCTATGCCCAATTACAGGGGTTACCGAGTCTTAGACGAATTAGTGAAAAAGTGAAGCGTAAAAAAGCTGTACAAAGAATAGTTGGCATAGCTAGCATTAGTAAATCCCAACTTTCAAGAAAGTTGAGAGATATTCCGCCTGAAATATTCGAGGTAGTCTTGCATCATCTTATTCAAAAACTCCATCAACAAATTGGTCCGAAAAAGGTAGATGCGGCACTTGGGAAAATCCATTTAATCGACTCTTCCACCATTTCAATGTGTCTTAGTCAATATCGGTGGGCGGATTTTCGTGATACAAAAGCCGGTGTAAAAATGCATACATCTATCATTTTTTCAGATGGGATATCTTACCCAAACGATGTGATTATTACACCTGCCAGACCCTCTGATTTAACACAGTTAGATGCGTTAATCGTACAGGATAAAGAGGCTCTTCATGTGTTCGACCGGGGGTATTTCGATTTCGACAAGTTCGATTTCTATTGCGAGAACGGAATTCGTTTTGTCACGCGTATCAAGTCCAACACCATCATTCACTTGATAGAAGAACTACCTGTAGATTCTTCCTCGGCAATTACACGGAGGGCCATCGTAAAAATTGGAAAGATGAAACATCCCCTTTATTTGATAGAGGCATTGAATGGTGAAGGAAAAAAGATCTCGATTGTGTGCAATGATGCGAAAAGAAGTGCCCAAGAAATTAGCGACCTTTACCGCAATCGTTGGCAAATTGAATTGTTTTTCAAATGGATTAAACAGCACTTAGTTTTGAAAAAGTTCTATGGACAAGGCGCGAATGCAGTATTCAATCAAATTTATATTGCCATGATTACTTTTTGTTTAACGCTCTTATTGAAGTAAGCGTCAAATAGGTTCTTTCCATTGTTGGTTGAATTAGCGATATATTCTGTTATAATAGAGTGAAAAGAATCTA comes from Sporosarcina sp. FSL K6-3457 and encodes:
- the ltrA gene encoding group II intron reverse transcriptase/maturase; amino-acid sequence: MRQPQKTRKLDYHRRDNVEHEGYDGVPSNFHGELENQNGVYLFERILSRNNLNQAYLQVVRNKGAAGVDGMTYDQLLPHLKEHREELLESLQNGTFRPQPVLRVEIPKSDGGVRKLGIPTVIDRMIQQAINQVLQPLFDPTFSDNSFGFRPKRSAHQAIIQAKTYYEQGYKHVVDIDMKAYFDTVNHDKLMYYIERKVQDKRVLHLIRQYLKSGIMINGLFEASEEGTPQGGNLSPLLSNIYLDEFDKLLAERGHKFVRYADDCNIYVKSRRAGYRVMESSIKFLEGNLKLTVNRDKSAVGSPLRRKFLGFCIHPTRNGVKIRPHQQAKTTVKRKLKKITKRNRGRSIEVLFKQIRQLMTGWINYYGISTMKSFMTDLNGWLKRRIRQYIWKQWKMPRTKRKNLIQLGIDERKAYEWSNTRKGYWRISASYVLHRSLTDEKLLQLGYMDISKKY
- a CDS encoding MerR family transcriptional regulator; protein product: MNEENEKMNSLIPLMDFDLLKKLVVGIGEVSDITGIPTRKIRYWEEKGVIQSEKEGEGTTRRYNYLNIKKILLVQEMIEEGFTLDAAAAKVEKRMKILNDSFQKLADSIAKEN
- a CDS encoding tautomerase family protein, which translates into the protein MPIIKVDCWEGFNDKQKQEWIKELTDVTTNMFNIPPDKVLVVLRDVPLSNWGQAGTVATDPDFLAKSRITEIPS
- a CDS encoding MFS transporter gives rise to the protein MTQIASKNSMSYERNYSLMTVILFWCGLVVVSSVYLTIPLAAIFSDVFNSTTAQTVWTSSAFSLFYAVGCLFTGPMSDRYGPKPVILYGLVILSIITIASGLSTSLLMLIILRSLQGIAAATFPPVVVTYIVEIFPPEKHVTTIGFVSSSFLMAGIVGQVFSSSISSMFGWRYVFFIIGAIYLITTIIVALRIPNVDNQNKNSSLLEPFKQFGFIFTIKPLLFCYVIAITLLLTFVGMYTALGNYLSLELGLGSKDVFLVRTVGIIGMLFSPFTGKLVAKYGIQNSLRAGLTLAFVGLAFLGFTSNLPLLIIMSVIFVTGIAVTVPTLISLVGQLGGHARGAAVSLYVFFVFIGASLGPIVAVALLNTGSYLLTFETMALMLFIGIVISLVVKFTKPSKVLK
- a CDS encoding NAD(P)-dependent oxidoreductase, translated to MTRLLLLGATGRTGVAILRQLSEHKKIQVTAAVRNPSDASRLPKTKELFQTVTIDIDDISSLRNAASHADIVVNAIRLRGDVSPTAWIELDTRIRESVDDMEGRLIITVGGAGSLHLPNGGRICQDPSFPKRTLPRGIAQARLRDYLQETPPLDSWAYLIPPPAYIPMGLRTGNYNRWKPSNDESKFLGSSISYDDFSSAVWDAIEKRWTGVHLIGGQESYT
- a CDS encoding IS4 family transposase gives rise to the protein MDKYTTKTVFNEYIYPLDTHVVQKMIDHAEIDKYVKKLDTLTFTKLFIYAQLQGLPSLRRISEKVKRKKAVQRIVGIASISKSQLSRKLRDIPPEIFEVVLHHLIQKLHQQIGPKKVDAALGKIHLIDSSTISMCLSQYRWADFRDTKAGVKMHTSIIFSDGISYPNDVIITPARPSDLTQLDALIVQDKEALHVFDRGYFDFDKFDFYCENGIRFVTRIKSNTIIHLIEELPVDSSSAITRRAIVKIGKMKHPLYLIEALNGEGKKISIVCNDAKRSAQEISDLYRNRWQIELFFKWIKQHLVLKKFYGQGANAVFNQIYIAMITFCLTLLLK